The sequence below is a genomic window from Frondihabitans sp. PAMC 28766.
GCTGAGGCGGAGTCGTTCGATCAGCTCGGGCACGCCATGCTGTTCGGGGGCGCTGTGCAGCAGCAGATCGGCGATCTCGATCGCGTCGCACCACGGACGGATACTCGGCGCAGCGCCTGGCCGATCGACGAAGCGCTCCCCGTCGTAGCAGCGCGCGATGAGCACGTCCGCCTGGCGGCGCGCCATGTCGCCGAATGAGGCCAGACGGTCTTCGATGTCGCGCGCTTCCCCCCGTCTTTCTTGTCTGCTGCTGGTGCGCCGGTCCCCGAGCCGGCGCGCTGGGTTGCCCCCCATGATCGACCACTCGTCGACGTCTTTCGTGACGATTGCGCCGGCGCCGATCACCGCATGGGATCCTACTGTCACCCCGTCGACGACAACGGAGCCGGTGCCGATCCAGACGTCGTCGCCGATCGTAATGCCCACGCTGGTGAGGGGCTGTTGAAAGATTGGGCGGTCGGGCGCGAGTCCGTGGTTGTACGCGTACAGCGAGGCGTGTGGCGCGATGCGGACCCCGTCACCAATGGTGACCTTCCCCCGTACTGTCGCAGACGGGTTGATCGTCGAATCGGCCCCGATCGTGACGTCGTCAGTGACATAGGCTCGCGCAGCGATATAACTCCGGGGGCCGAGTGTGAGTTGCGTGCAGTAAACGGCGGCGGACGGGTCCACGTAACTGTTGTTCCCGAACGTGGCGTCGCCGAGCGAGGCGAGATGGGCCTGATGCGCAGTTTGCGCCGCCCGATCGTCGGCGGTCGCCGAGCGCCGAAACTCCCACGGCACATACCCGAACCCCTGACCTGCAGGACCAC
It includes:
- a CDS encoding DapH/DapD/GlmU-related protein, which produces MTDYGSHVDRGPAGQGFGYVPWEFRRSATADDRAAQTAHQAHLASLGDATFGNNSYVDPSAAVYCTQLTLGPRSYIAARAYVTDDVTIGADSTINPSATVRGKVTIGDGVRIAPHASLYAYNHGLAPDRPIFQQPLTSVGITIGDDVWIGTGSVVVDGVTVGSHAVIGAGAIVTKDVDEWSIMGGNPARRLGDRRTSSRQERRGEARDIEDRLASFGDMARRQADVLIARCYDGERFVDRPGAAPSIRPWCDAIEIADLLLHSAPEQHGVPELIERLRLSQDPASGAFITGDGDLATGPVIPPAGTTLATVVGSDYHMLSVGYALRLLGSSLAHPISLVSRATTPEILTFLAGLPWDHRAWNSGALVDFLGTAIWNNATLFDDSTHLETVVGWLQANVDPATGMWGSPPPTKACSSR